The Helianthus annuus cultivar XRQ/B chromosome 11, HanXRQr2.0-SUNRISE, whole genome shotgun sequence region AGAAGGTTACCTGTCAAAGATGCTAGGTGATCAAATTCTGTCATAATTTTGTAATATTTCtgttctcatatatatatatatatatatacacacacgtaCATACggacacacacatacatatataaggGGGGGTTCTAGGCAAAACACATGTTTTTGCAAGAATTGGTAGAACAAAAAAATCATTCAGTTTTTCCATCTTAAAGCTTTTTAAAATAGACGAAAAATGGTTGAAAAGCTATGTTTATTCATCTCTCTTgaaattagaaaaaaaattaagaacAAGTTTCGTTTATTTATAGAACCTACACATGTGCAAGTCACGTGTACATTATATTACCTACACATAACTGCACGTGTAGGTAAACGTTTGAAAGTTCAAAAAACATATGAACATATTCGTTTAATGGTTTTTTTACCCACATAACATACACATTTGTATGTAAAAAGTAAGAGTTCTAGAAAAATATGAATCATTAATTAAAAAACAATCAAACGATTTagttttgttctcgcaataatttaGTGTTCTGAAATAAACCTCACCCTACAAatattaacacacacacacacaaatatatatatatatatatatatatatatatatatatatatatatagagagagagagagagatgctTTAGtcttttttgcaaaaaaaaaaaaaatatatgtaattTTGTGATTACCGATTCCACCGTTGTTTGTGACGACAGAAGGAGAATTGAGGCCAAGAATTGACTGGAAACACACTCTGAGAAGCTGAACAACAGCATCATTGTTTTGGTGGAATACTGTCCGTGATGCAGAGAAAACAAGAAAGTCGGTCCAACGTTTGGCCTTTTGGGTCCAGAGAGCGACTATGATGGGCATGCACGGCCATGGACAACATGCACCGAGGGTGTTCAATGCTGGACCGGACAGGTTCAGCAAGGGTTCAGTGATTCTATCGACTTTGTAGGTTATTGTAAGGCTCACTAGAGCAGCAAGAGGTAATGGAAGAGTAGCTGAAGACGTCTCACCTGCAAGGAAAGAGAATTTTTTATGTAGAGATGTTTAATAAAACGTAAACAAATTAATCGATGTGCAGAACAGTTGATCTGTCATTTCATCAACTAACCACAGGTCAATCGGGTCATATTGAAAAACTAGCTAGAAAAGAAACAGGTCAAGAAAGTCACCCAGGTCATATTAAATCATTGCATATTTATGGTCCCTGGgatttaccaaaattttggatttgctccctagctttccaaaagtacacgactggtggtccttgtggtttgcactttgtaacgcatttactccccaaccaacaaatctaGAGGTTATAGAAGGtacaagttagggactaaatgcgttacaaagtgcaaaccacagggactatccatgtACTTGTACGCTCTTTTGATATCGAAGTACGTTTTTTCGAAACTGCCATTTAAAAGTTAATCATTGTTATAGTTGGATGTGAAAGACGTCTATTGTTCAAAACAAATTCTTATTTCTTAttcattatatatttttttatctaAATAAGATTCTCTTCATAAAAAAAGAAATATAGATATGTCAAATATCCGTTAAAATTGGATAAAAAATTactcaaaataaaaacaaaaattgtttgtTTTGGAACTTTTAGTTCTCGTTGTTTCTCTCTCAAAGTTCTATCTTTAGAATATAAATCAAACTTAATAAAAGAAATAACTAACCTAAAAGACCTTTATTTTCCTTATTCTATACTTTATTTACATGTAATAAAAGAAAAagctagggactaaatgtgttaaaAAGTGCAAACAACCGGGACTATCCATGTACTTGTGGATAaagctagggactaaatgcgttacaaagtgcaaaccacagggaccatccgtgtacttttggaaagctagggacaaaatccaaaattttggtaaatcacaaggaccatccgtgtactttactcttgtAATTACATAGTTTTTGCAATCATAATTCATATATAAGGCATTAACCTGACTCGACCAGACGCAAGCCACTTTGACCAGCATTACCAGCAACCCGTTTGGACCCGTTACCTAACCCAGTAAACCCGCACAATTTTCCACCGCTAATCGGAGTTGGTCTCGCGTTAATAGACGTATTGAAAGGTTTTAATTCGCTAAAGTATAGAGTAACAGTAAACACTTGACAACTAATTTACAACCAGCCATACCTGCAAAAAGACTCGGAACATCAACTCCAGTTTCCGccagtattttatttatatttttctcCACCATGGACAAGTTTGCAGCGGGACTTGGCCAATCGGTTCCGTTCATAGATGCAGGCTTCCAGAGACCTCTTGTTGTTTCGGCTGATAGGTAACTTACGATAGTTACCATTGAAGCTGGAAGAAAGTCAGCAAGATCTTTGAGCCCTGAAATAAATGTCAACATTAATCAAATTCAATTAAATATCATTCTTAGAAAATTGAAGAAAACCATATTCGATTGTTAAAAAACTACCATGAAAAAGAAGGTAGTATATGGACTTCATGTTCTTCGGTATCATAACAACATTTTTGAATATgctttttattatataaactagTTGCGGCACCGGTACATAGCAAACATCGAATAGATTAGTCCAAACGTCatgtgatgcattaaccatatgaaattTTCAAAGTTGAGGAGGTGTAAAAATGGAGTAAAAGTGCAAGGGGTAAAACGTAAAGTTTAAAACTTGACGGGGTGGTGGCGGTATAAACGAGTAATAGTGCAAGGAGTAAAAATGCAAAGTTTAAAACTTGAGGGGGTGATAGTGCAAGGAGTAAAAACGCAAAGTCTAAAACTTGAGGGGGTGGTGGCATTAAAAAAGGAGTAATAGTGCAAGGGGGTAAAACACAAAGTTTAAACTGATAGTACAAGGAGTAAAAATGCAAAGTTTAAAACTTGAGAAGGTGGTGGCATTAAAAATGGAGAAACCGTGCAAAGGGTAAAAAACACAAAGTTTAAAACTTGAGGGGGTGGTGGCGGAGTTCAAACTTGAGGGTTAAAAAGGCAAATTTCAAAGGCTGAGGGGTGTGAAATGAAGTAATAGTGCATGTGTTAAAAATGcaaattttaaaagttataaagattgtaaaatggagtagtagtctaggggttaaaattgtaattttcaaaagttgaaggGTGTAAATACAAAGTAATAGTACATGGGTTAAAGCTGAAAGTTTTTAAAATGGAGGGTGTTGGTGGTAAATACCACCAACATTCTATTTTAAGATGTATAAGAATAGCAATACATCTAACCCAATAAAGATAAAAGTAACTTAATCGACACAATTCATTAGTAAATGGGTTGAAATTGCCACCTTAAATAGAAAACTAACCGGTCGTAAGTTCACGGGGTGACAATCGTCCATACGCACAGGCTGCTAACGCAGCATCAAGTGCAAAAGGAACAGCTTCCATAATATCCCAAGCAGGAAGTTTAAGCCGAAGAGTACAGTCATCGGTAACCGAACCCGATGAATTGCTACTTCCAGATGTCGAACAATTCAAACTTTGACCACCTCTATTAATTTTTCTAAACATCAAGTTCAAAAGTGCGTCAAAGATCTGGTAAACGGAAGTTCCCGGTTTGAGATCGGATAGAGTTGAAGCAATACACGCTTGATGTTGTCGGTACCAAAATTTCAGTTTCGGAAAAGAATCCAAAAACACAGGACCTGCAGATGCCAGATCACACTGCCTAAACAccctctttcttttcttttgggCTTCAAGTGAGTTTCGACATGATGACAATTGAGAATTGCGAGCCAGTAAGAGAAACTCGGGTGTTAGCTGAGACCCTACAGGATTTATATCCCCCACACGCTCAAAAGGTGGTTGATCGAACCGCCATAGTTTCAACAAAAGAGTAAAAGCGTTTGAGAAAACGGCAAGAGGGCATAAATGTTCCCCGGTGGGAAGAGTCCATGAAACTGCAGGTGAACATGATCCGAAAACCTCACATATGGGCATCAACACACCAGCCAGCTGTGGAACCTAGAAAAAAAAGCATATGTATGTTAAGTATAGCCTCTGTGGTTAATTATTATATTCGGTCAACATATATTGTTCtacaaaatgttttaaactagtaTTTTGACCCGCCGGCAGCGTCGAAACTTAAAGTAACTCaaatatttgacccgactcgttttcgaacaaaatttacgtcaaaacgtagaccaactgaaagCGCACATGAATATAAGCacgaaaatatattatatttaaccCGACTCATTACCGAGAAAATTTACTTCAAAACGTAAGCACGtaagaaaatagtgttttttaactttaaagaATGGTACCACGCCATAGTTATCAAAGGCGTGAAGTGCACTCAAGGCGCTTAGGCTCCGCTTAGGGCCTAGGCgataggcgcaaaaaaagcgtgggcctgagaaaaaaaaaaagCGCACTTAAATAAAAAAGTTCATTAAAGCAATAAAGTactcaaaaccaaaacaaaaatgTTCATACTCCATTTAAAAAGTCTCAGATAACAAAATACTCAAAACCATCATGTTAATATTCAAAAACAAATAGTTCATTAAAGTAATAAAAGAGTAAGCAAAAAAATACTGCAGTAAAGCCCTATaaatactgcagaaaaagtggaaTTTACGAATTAATACAAACTGAATATTACTAAACGAGATTTTGATCTTTAGTGATATCAATTGTTAGTAAAATCCCTATAAATACTGCAGAAAAAGGGGATATTACGACTTAATAAAGAAAAATATTAAATATCAATAGGATTTAGGCTGCGCTATAATTAGCTAGGAATCAAAGGCGCAATTACTGGGAATCGCCCAGAAAAAACGCCTAGGCGCCAAAAGCGCACGCTTTTGATAACTATGTACCACGCATTGCGGCGGAGTCGAAACGtaagtaactcgaatttataccgccTAGTGAAAACGTATTGTATTTAACCCGACTCGTTTCCGAACAAAATTTATGTAAAACATAGACTAACCGTAAATGTACAtataaaataagcacgaaaacatattatatttgacccacgtacataaaaataatcACCTTAAAACATTTTTGGGTGCTAATCTGAATGAATTTTTATGGTTATGTGTGCAAATTGATAAAAATGCCTTAACAGACCCAAATTGTAAAATTTGTGATTTTTtaccaaaaaaagaaaaaaaaaactgaaagagaaaaaaaaaactaaaagcagTCGCTACAGTAATTTTTGTTATATCATTGTGAGTCAAGGTGCACACTTCTTCACTAAGGCAGTCTAATTTAAACACACTTTTTTTATAATCCAACACTTAAAAATAACGGCCCTTGCCATAAGAGATAGCAGCCCAAATCTATCACAAACATGTGGAACCTATGACATTATTCCTGTAAATCTACCGACTTTCGCCACATAAATTACAAAAACACTTGTAGAAAGAGCACGCAGATTGACCTTTACTTACCAAGCCATGTAAAGAAAATATATGAATACAGTCGATAAACGTTATCCCCAGGAGAAGCACATTTAAATAGGGAGCACAAGCTAACAAATGACTCTCGGTCCCAGAATAATCTCGGGGAACAGGAGGTGACAGCAGCTTAATGATGAAAAATCCAGTATGTTCCTGCAAACACAGCCCACAATATATACGATAAATTCATATTAAATATAATTTAGCGTTACTATCAACAACAGCGACGTGCGTTAGTGTTTGACAACAACAATAAGAGTAAATTGTATTTTAAGTCCGTTAAGTTTGAGCCAAATTGTAGGCATTGTCCTTTAACTAACGAAATTACACTGGATGTCCTTTATATTACTGTTTCTCATTAGGCAGTGTTCTTTTGCCCTAACCCAGTTAAATATTTCTGTTAACACGTGCCACTTACATGACCATTATGCCCTCATGTGAGTGGCACGTGTTAACAGTTAACATAAAATTAACTGGTTTAGGGAAAAAGGACTCCGCCTGATGAGAAGCAGTAACATAAAGGACATCCAGTGTAATTTCGTTAGTTAAAGGACAGCTCTGCAATTTGGCTCAAGGTTAAAGgacgtaaaatgcaatttactctaataataataaaggGTTCAGATTTGCAGATGAGGGGTTGGATAAAATCCATATTAATAAGCAACACTCACTTGTATATTCCAACCGCGAGTCAATGAAGCCCCACATAGAATAGTCGCAGCAGAAATCTTCTCAGCAATTGAACCGTCGGTTGCAATTCCATATAGTTTTTCAATTTCAGCTAAGCTTCCATCAAATCCAAGAGCTtaaattcagtttccaactttccATACCAATGGTTGTTTTGAATTAATAAGAATGATAATGATAATATATGGATACAAATGAACATGCTAATTTGGTAATCCACCCTTTGATACTACTATTTTGGATGTTGCCTAAATTAACGTTTCTTGTTCCCAAAGCTGTAAACTGTAATCGATTTAGTATATATAGATGTGTAGGGCCTTGTAATTACTTGTAGCACCCGAATAACAAAAGAAACCCTAGTTGCAGTACAGTGGACATAGGTCAGCCGACCGAACcactttttttttgaattttttgcaTAAATGAGTCTGAAAGACACTTTGAGATACGACTGGTTGCATATAATACATAGATTGGGAAATAAGACTTTATAAGGACCGATGCATCATACCTTGAAGCAGGAGTTGAAACCAAAGCATGCACCATTGGAGAAGTTAACGGGGACCCCTTCATCAACGATGACCATCCAGGCATCTGGCCCGTAACGGGGCGTGGCGGTAATTGGTTGGTATGTCCCTTGACGTACCCGGGCCACATATATGCTGATGTGTCCAATAGATGGCGTGCAATACAGGCTTCTACAATCAGATGTCTCAGATCACCAGCTTCAAACATTAAAAAAGTAATTGATGACAAGTGCGTTTAAACAACAAGAAACACACAAATGCATCAAAAAATCCAGGAAATAATCATTTTAAAAAATCTGAAAGGTATAAATAGCAGACAAAAAAAACTGATGTAAAGAGCACAACGAATAGTAATTCTACAAATTTTGTTTCTCCTTTATTGCTTCACAATCCTCAAATTTGAATGCTTATTTGATCGACTTAATTTGAGTAAAGTACagggatggtccctgtggtttaccacaattttggatttggtccctagctttccaaaagtacatggatggtccatgtggtttgcactttgtaacacatgtAGTCCcaagccaacaaatctaaaggtttcagcAGGACCAAGTTAAGGACCACATGTGTTACAcaatgcaaaccacaaggactatccagGTACTTTTGGAAAACAAACTGGGgtctaaatgtgttacaaaatgcaaaccaccaggactatccatgtacttttggaaaaaagtaggtgactaaatgtgttacaaaatgcaaaccacagggaccatccgtgtacttttggaaagctagaaatcaaatccaaaattttggtaaaccacagggaccatccgtgtactttactcacTTAATTTTGTAGTCTTTAGGATCGAGATTTATAGCATTGGCTGGTGGCTTTTCATTCTTGATCCTATAACTTCCTCATATTTAAATTATGGATGATTTATCATGCCGTTTATTAgaaaaacactttttttaaagGAAAGAAACATCTAAGACGAAGAAATCAAAATATACAAGAAAATGCAGGTAAAATGGAGGAAATATACTCACCACAAGTGACTGGCATGTCATTCAAGCTTACACCATCAAGGTAACCACTTCCGACTCCTAGACCCGAGAAGAAGAACATAGCTTTAGCAGCTGCTTGATTCACTAAAGAAGTTACAGATGACGGTGGCGTCAATAAGCCTTCAAAATCACCCAATTGTTGTAGGCTGGATACTAGGCTCTTACGACAGTTTCCGAAAACCTGTTTTTCACTCCGCATATGCATTTTCCCATGCTCGTTTTCCTCAATAAGAGCACTCTCTTCTTCATCAACAATGTTGACGATTGCAAGGGTTGTTATGCATAATAGTACGCATAAACATGCGTCAAGACGAGGTATTGGGCCCTCAACCGCACCCTCTTCCTAAGAAAATCAAAGTGTGGAAAAACATGTTTTAGGGGCAATTGTTGATTCTGGTTTAAATCAAATACAAGGTACGGGCAATTATAGGGAGAAATCCCATATGAGTTTAAAAAAATCATGAAACCCAATGGGTGTACACCAACGTGCCACATGTAACATGTTACAGAGTCCGTCGAGTGTATGTTCGTAACTAAACATGGTCTGCTGACTGTTATACTTTTTGTCTGACACTATTACACTTTTGTGTCAAAGGAGAGAGAACATGTTACATTTTCACCTATTACAATTTTTGAATTTCACTTGTTACAATTTTTTAATTTCACCTGTTACACTTTTTGTGGGTTTTGATTTTAGTTTTTTAGAATTTATGAAGTTTTTAATTTGCAGTGCacgtaaaaaaatattttacattttTTATAGGAAGATGATTTGTGTAACAATTAGAGAATCTGTTCCACTTTGTGTCAGACGTGTTACAGATTGTTACACTTTTGTGTCAGAGGAGAGAGAAAGGGTAAAAGTTGTTACACTTTTGAGTTAGACGTGTTACAGGTTCCGAAAATACCCTTTTTGTACCGTCCGAAAATACCCTATTTGTACATggataatattttttatttaaaagtaaATGTGGTTAAATCTCCACCATAGATTAGATTGGATGGTGGAGATGAGGTTTTCTAGGTTTTTTTAACTAAGATGGGTTTTTGTTATATCCCTGCCCTACAAGGTACACCGCTTATGTTAACATTAATTTGGAACAGTAGTATACATGTTTTTACCCTTTGAACAAGACGTAAAGCTGCAATCCATAAACCGAGAAACGCATCCTGCCAGGAACCCTGAGTAATTGCTTGATGGGCTTTAAGTAAACCTACGACAAGAACTTATTTATTAAAAGAACCTTACAAATGACATCTCTTTAGATTTAACTTACAACTTAAGCAAGATCACAAATTCACAACAAAAATGATCGTACCGGTCAGAGTTTCGGCAGCACTTGTAGTAGCCACAACTGTTCCCTCCATAATGTCTTCAAGGAACAGATCAATTGGTAGCCAAATTACCGAATGACTAGCATTATGAGTTGGACCCGCAGGTGATACAAGCGACCCGGAAGCCATTACCGCATGGAACTGTTGTAAAGATACCATTTTGCATTCCAGTGACACTAGTGCACGGTTATCAGAAGTTAACTGCAAAAGCGCCTCAGGAGTAATATGTTTGGAATTCCTCAAAGATATAGACTTTGCTGCCAGAAGTCTCAGATTATAAACAAAAGATCCCCAATGTACAGGCCTAAAATGAGAAATTAGCAGCAAATTCAGATCAGAGATCTGATCTTTAAATAAACACGATACGTCAATAACATATCTAAGACTCTCCGCACTTACATATTTCGATGTGCCAAGTAAAGGATACGGGAAGTTACTTTATTTCGGTAAAGTTCACCGATAACCTCAATGGCTATTGTGGTATTACTTTTGAACAACCTGTCATTGAAATCAATTTTCTTTGCTCCGATATTATGATCATCGATTTCCATTGCTTGTGGTTTGACTGGCAAAGTAGACTTCTTTTCGGGTACAAGTTCCAACAATCCTTCATCATCTAATGACGCATCAAGCAACCGCCACACCATCACGAAGATAAATTCAACTAAAAGAATACCAGGTTCACT contains the following coding sequences:
- the LOC110889584 gene encoding mediator of RNA polymerase II transcription subunit 33A translates to MAVTLTPATAVWDGVMEMTKCAQSNGTDPLIWAAELSSSLISAGISLPSPEVAQLLVSHICWSNNVPIAWKLLEKAIAVRLAPPLLVLALLSNSVIPSRRSQPAAYRLYLELLRRLVIPSASEVNGPNYHEVMKAIDGALHLSQGFGIPSSEPGILLVEFIFVMVWRLLDASLDDEGLLELVPEKKSTLPVKPQAMEIDDHNIGAKKIDFNDRLFKSNTTIAIEVIGELYRNKVTSRILYLAHRNMPVHWGSFVYNLRLLAAKSISLRNSKHITPEALLQLTSDNRALVSLECKMVSLQQFHAVMASGSLVSPAGPTHNASHSVIWLPIDLFLEDIMEGTVVATTSAAETLTGLLKAHQAITQGSWQDAFLGLWIAALRLVQREEGAVEGPIPRLDACLCVLLCITTLAIVNIVDEEESALIEENEHGKMHMRSEKQVFGNCRKSLVSSLQQLGDFEGLLTPPSSVTSLVNQAAAKAMFFFSGLGVGSGYLDGVSLNDMPVTCAGDLRHLIVEACIARHLLDTSAYMWPGYVKGHTNQLPPRPVTGQMPGWSSLMKGSPLTSPMVHALVSTPASSLAEIEKLYGIATDGSIAEKISAATILCGASLTRGWNIQEHTGFFIIKLLSPPVPRDYSGTESHLLACAPYLNVLLLGITFIDCIHIFSLHGLVPQLAGVLMPICEVFGSCSPAVSWTLPTGEHLCPLAVFSNAFTLLLKLWRFDQPPFERVGDINPVGSQLTPEFLLLARNSQLSSCRNSLEAQKKRKRVFRQCDLASAGPVFLDSFPKLKFWYRQHQACIASTLSDLKPGTSVYQIFDALLNLMFRKINRGGQSLNCSTSGSSNSSGSVTDDCTLRLKLPAWDIMEAVPFALDAALAACAYGRLSPRELTTGLKDLADFLPASMVTIVSYLSAETTRGLWKPASMNGTDWPSPAANLSMVEKNINKILAETGVDVPSLFAGETSSATLPLPLAALVSLTITYKVDRITEPLLNLSGPALNTLGACCPWPCMPIIVALWTQKAKRWTDFLVFSASRTVFHQNNDAVVQLLRVCFQSILGLNSPSVVTNNGGIGNLLGHGYGSRCTGGMTPVAPGILYLRVHRSVRDLLFMTEEIVSLLIHSVKDILTTGIPIEKIKKPKSETVLRYGEVSLSAVMTRIKVAASLGASLVWITGGLNLVQTLIKETLPSWFISVHRSDQNKVDCGGMIGMLKGYALAYFTILSGAFAWGVDSASSASKKRPFILGAHLEFMVSALDGKISLGCNKATWRAYVSGFVSLMVLCTPKWVREVDVTVLRSLSKGLRKWDEEELALALLEIGGVGAMGAAAEFIIESSDLVM